In Thermodesulfobacteriota bacterium, the following proteins share a genomic window:
- a CDS encoding NADH-quinone oxidoreductase subunit C: protein MTDHASIVDLLKGQVGDAVLGHQVFRRQISVTVDPDRIVEVCTACRDHEGLRFDMLTDLTAVDRLPADPRFEVVYNLYSFPHNRRLRLKASVPENGTIATVEGVWKAANWLEREVYDLFGVVFEGHPDLRRILLWDGYVGHPLRKDFPLHGIPQKVQYR from the coding sequence ATGACCGATCACGCTTCCATTGTCGATCTCCTCAAGGGCCAGGTGGGCGATGCGGTCCTGGGGCACCAGGTGTTTCGCAGGCAGATCAGCGTGACGGTGGACCCGGACCGGATCGTCGAGGTCTGCACGGCGTGCCGCGACCACGAGGGGCTGCGGTTCGACATGCTGACCGACCTGACCGCGGTGGACCGGCTGCCCGCCGACCCCCGGTTCGAGGTGGTGTACAACCTCTACTCCTTTCCCCACAACCGGCGGCTGCGGCTGAAGGCCTCGGTTCCCGAGAACGGCACGATCGCCACGGTGGAAGGGGTGTGGAAGGCCGCCAACTGGCTGGAGCGGGAGGTCTACGACCTCTTCGGGGTGGTCTTCGAGGGCCACCCGGACCTGCGGCGCATCCTGCTCTGGGACGGGTACGTGGGGCACCCCCTGCGCAAGGATTTCCCGCTCCACGGCATCCCCCAGAAGGTGCAGTACCGGTAG